One genomic region from Frateuria soli encodes:
- the ahpC gene encoding alkyl hydroperoxide reductase subunit C, producing the protein MSLINTEVKPFKAQAFKNGKFIEVTDADLKGKWSVVFFYPADFTFVCPTELEDLADNYAEFQKMGVEIYSVSTDTHFAHKAWHDTSDAVKKIQYTMIGDPTHAISRNFDVLIEADGIADRGTFVIDPSGKIQIVEINAGGIGRDASELLRKVKAAQYVAAHPNEVCPAKWKEGEKTLAPSLDLVGKI; encoded by the coding sequence ATGTCCTTGATCAACACCGAAGTCAAACCCTTCAAGGCGCAGGCCTTCAAGAACGGCAAGTTCATCGAGGTGACCGATGCCGACCTGAAGGGCAAGTGGTCGGTCGTGTTCTTCTATCCCGCCGACTTCACCTTCGTCTGCCCGACGGAGCTGGAGGACCTGGCCGACAACTACGCCGAGTTCCAGAAGATGGGCGTGGAGATCTACTCGGTGTCGACCGACACCCACTTCGCGCACAAGGCGTGGCACGACACGTCCGACGCGGTGAAGAAGATCCAGTACACCATGATCGGCGACCCGACCCACGCGATCTCGCGCAACTTCGACGTGCTGATCGAAGCCGACGGCATCGCCGATCGCGGCACCTTCGTGATCGACCCCTCGGGCAAGATCCAGATCGTCGAGATCAACGCCGGCGGCATCGGCCGCGACGCCTCCGAGCTGCTGCGCAAGGTCAAGGCCGCGCAGTACGTCGCCGCCCATCCGAATGAGGTCTGCCCGGCCAAGTGGAAGGAAGGCGAGAAGACCCTCGCCCCGTCGCTCGACCTGGTCGGCAAGATCTGA
- the ahpF gene encoding alkyl hydroperoxide reductase subunit F encodes MLDTNLKTQLQAYLEKLVQPIELAASLDDGAKSAELNELLTEIASLSDKISLVRRDDDARKPSFAINRVGTDVGVRFAGIPLGHEFTSLVLALLQVGGHPSKAAAETIEQVRDLDGDFRFETYFSLSCQNCPDVVQALNLMSVLNPCIRHVAIDGALYQDEVEARQVMSVPTVFLNGELFDQGRMSLEQIVARLDTGSSEREAEKIKAKGAFDLLVVGGGPAGAAAAIYGARKGIRTGLVAERFGGQVLDTMGIENFISVSYTEGPRLGTALEQHVHDYDVDVMNLQRAQALIPASDATDGLVQVQLANGATLKSKTVVLSTGARWRQMGVPGEDEYRNKGVAYCPHCDGPLFKGKRVAVIGGGNSGVEAAIDLAGLAGHVTLIEFDSRLRADDVLQRKLRSMPNVDVVVSGQTTEVLGDGKRVTALVYKDRASGQMHTLELEGIFVQIGLLPNTEWLKGTLELTPRGEIVIDDRGQTSLPGVFAAGDATTVPYKQIVIAMGAGSTAALAAFDHLIRTSAPTAVAA; translated from the coding sequence ATGCTCGACACCAACCTCAAGACCCAACTCCAGGCCTACCTCGAAAAGCTCGTCCAGCCGATCGAACTGGCCGCCTCGCTCGACGACGGCGCCAAGTCCGCCGAATTGAACGAACTGCTGACCGAGATCGCCTCGCTGTCGGACAAGATCAGCCTGGTACGTCGCGACGACGATGCGCGCAAGCCCTCGTTCGCCATCAACCGCGTGGGCACCGACGTGGGCGTGCGCTTCGCCGGCATCCCGCTGGGCCACGAGTTCACCTCGCTGGTGCTGGCGCTGCTGCAGGTGGGCGGGCATCCGTCCAAGGCCGCGGCCGAGACCATCGAGCAGGTGCGCGACCTGGATGGCGACTTCCGCTTCGAGACCTATTTCTCGCTGTCCTGCCAGAACTGTCCGGATGTGGTCCAGGCGCTCAACCTGATGAGCGTGCTCAACCCGTGCATCCGGCACGTGGCCATCGACGGTGCGCTGTACCAGGACGAGGTCGAGGCCCGCCAGGTGATGTCGGTGCCGACCGTGTTCCTCAACGGCGAGCTGTTCGACCAGGGCCGCATGAGCCTGGAGCAGATCGTGGCCAGGCTGGACACCGGGTCGAGCGAGCGCGAAGCCGAGAAGATCAAGGCCAAGGGCGCATTCGACCTGCTGGTTGTCGGCGGCGGCCCGGCAGGCGCCGCGGCGGCCATCTACGGCGCGCGCAAGGGCATCCGTACCGGCCTGGTGGCCGAACGCTTCGGCGGACAGGTGCTCGACACCATGGGCATCGAGAACTTCATCTCGGTCTCCTACACCGAAGGCCCCAGGCTCGGCACCGCGCTGGAACAGCACGTGCACGACTACGACGTCGACGTGATGAACCTGCAGCGCGCACAGGCATTGATCCCGGCCAGCGACGCCACCGACGGCCTGGTCCAGGTGCAGCTGGCCAACGGCGCCACGCTGAAATCGAAGACCGTGGTGCTCTCCACCGGTGCGCGCTGGCGCCAGATGGGCGTACCCGGCGAGGACGAGTACCGCAACAAGGGCGTGGCCTACTGCCCGCACTGCGATGGCCCGCTGTTCAAGGGCAAGCGCGTGGCGGTAATCGGCGGCGGCAACTCCGGCGTGGAGGCGGCGATCGACCTGGCAGGGCTGGCCGGCCACGTCACGCTGATCGAGTTCGACAGCAGGTTGCGCGCGGACGACGTGCTGCAGCGCAAGCTGCGCAGCATGCCCAACGTCGACGTCGTCGTCAGCGGCCAGACCACCGAGGTGCTGGGTGATGGCAAGCGGGTGACCGCGCTGGTCTACAAGGACCGCGCAAGCGGCCAGATGCACACGCTGGAGCTGGAAGGCATCTTCGTGCAGATCGGCCTGCTGCCCAACACCGAGTGGCTCAAGGGCACGCTGGAGCTGACCCCGCGCGGCGAGATCGTCATCGACGACCGCGGCCAGACCTCGTTGCCGGGCGTGTTCGCAGCGGGCGACGCGACCACGGTGCCGTACAAGCAGATCGTCATCGCCATGGGGGCCGGATCGACCGCCGCACTGGCCGCCTTCGACCACCTGATCCGCACTTCGGCACCCACCGCCGTCGCGGCTTGA
- a CDS encoding peptidylprolyl isomerase yields MTINVTLETNRGPIHLRLHEDKAPVTVASFVNLARRGYYDGLSFHRVINDFMVQGGCPLGTGTGGPGYKFEDEFHPSLRHDKPGVLSMANAGPRTNGSQFFITHGPTPWLDGKHSVFGEVVSGDDQKVVNAIRQGDTIERVAIEGDVDALMAAQADRIKEWNQTLDQRG; encoded by the coding sequence ATGACCATCAACGTCACGCTCGAGACCAACCGCGGCCCGATCCACCTGCGACTGCACGAGGACAAGGCGCCGGTGACCGTCGCCAGCTTCGTCAACCTGGCCCGCCGCGGCTATTACGACGGGCTGTCGTTCCACCGCGTCATCAACGACTTCATGGTCCAGGGCGGTTGCCCGCTGGGCACCGGCACCGGCGGTCCGGGCTACAAGTTCGAGGACGAGTTCCATCCCTCGCTGCGCCACGACAAGCCGGGCGTGCTGTCCATGGCCAACGCCGGCCCGCGCACCAACGGCAGCCAGTTCTTCATCACCCACGGCCCGACCCCGTGGCTGGACGGCAAGCACAGCGTGTTTGGCGAAGTCGTCAGTGGCGACGACCAGAAGGTGGTCAACGCGATCCGCCAGGGCGACACCATCGAGCGCGTCGCCATCGAAGGCGACGTCGATGCGCTGATGGCTGCCCAGGCCGACCGCATCAAGGAATGGAACCAGACGCTCGACCAGCGCGGCTGA
- a CDS encoding trehalase family glycosidase, whose product MKTRPRIVSLLGATALVLSTAAGAATPSPARTQAYIHKAWDTLTRSLEDCSALHDPKMDARPVLYLPAGIDKPAGIDEVARRCRVEVRTLPRRIGKLGDLMPSALPAEGLLYLPRPYVVPGGQFNEMYGWDSYFIQLGLLAGHRDDLARDMTDNMLFEVEHYGGVLNANRTYYLTRSQPPFLSRMVSDVLAAPGAFKDEAERHAWLARAYPLVVANYHIWTRPEHRAGDTGLARYFDLGAGPVPEMHGSAYYQGVIEWVLAHPKQDPGYLVKASEHPDAAEAVKLKTASCDIQASAVCAGAWARGYRLSADYYLGDRAMRESGFDTNFHFGPYGGTTHHYAGVGLNSLLYRYERDLHDLALQLGKVGEAQQWADAAARRKSAMDKYLWNGQRGMFMDYDFARGKSSEQPYVTTYWPLWAGLASRAQAEALDKHLAVFERKGGLSMDDLSSGAQWDEPFGWAPTHWLAISGLEIYGFHGDARRLARKFMRTVENGFAHDGTIREKYNMVKGNADVRITAGYTTNVIGFGWTNAVYLKLHQLLQGAPVRAPAAARSAEAPAGH is encoded by the coding sequence ATGAAGACCCGTCCGCGGATCGTTTCCCTGCTCGGCGCCACGGCGCTGGTGCTCTCCACCGCCGCCGGCGCCGCGACGCCGAGCCCGGCGAGGACCCAGGCCTATATCCACAAGGCCTGGGACACGCTCACGCGGTCGCTGGAGGACTGCTCGGCGCTGCATGATCCGAAAATGGACGCGCGTCCGGTGCTCTACCTGCCGGCCGGCATCGACAAGCCCGCCGGCATCGACGAGGTCGCCAGGCGCTGCAGGGTCGAGGTGCGCACGCTGCCCAGGCGCATCGGCAAGCTGGGCGACCTGATGCCGTCGGCACTGCCGGCCGAGGGGCTGCTCTACCTGCCCAGGCCGTATGTCGTCCCCGGCGGCCAGTTCAACGAGATGTACGGCTGGGACAGCTACTTCATCCAGCTCGGCCTGCTCGCCGGCCACCGCGACGACCTGGCGCGCGACATGACCGACAACATGCTGTTCGAGGTCGAGCACTACGGCGGCGTGCTCAACGCCAACCGCACCTACTACCTGACCCGCTCGCAGCCGCCGTTCCTGAGCCGCATGGTGTCCGACGTGCTGGCCGCGCCCGGCGCCTTCAAGGACGAGGCCGAACGGCACGCCTGGCTGGCTCGTGCCTATCCGCTGGTGGTGGCCAACTACCACATCTGGACGCGGCCCGAGCACCGCGCGGGCGATACCGGCCTGGCGCGCTACTTCGACCTGGGCGCCGGGCCAGTGCCGGAGATGCACGGCAGCGCGTACTACCAGGGCGTGATCGAGTGGGTGCTGGCGCATCCGAAGCAGGACCCCGGTTACTTGGTGAAGGCCTCCGAACACCCGGACGCTGCCGAGGCGGTCAAACTCAAGACCGCCAGCTGCGACATCCAGGCGTCTGCGGTCTGTGCCGGCGCCTGGGCCAGGGGCTACCGCCTGAGCGCCGACTACTACCTGGGCGACCGCGCCATGCGCGAGTCGGGCTTCGACACCAACTTCCACTTCGGTCCCTACGGCGGCACCACCCACCACTACGCTGGCGTGGGCCTGAACAGCCTGCTCTACCGCTACGAGCGCGACCTGCACGATCTGGCCCTGCAACTGGGCAAAGTGGGCGAGGCGCAGCAGTGGGCCGATGCCGCGGCGCGTCGCAAGAGCGCAATGGACAAGTACCTGTGGAACGGCCAGCGCGGCATGTTCATGGACTACGACTTCGCCCGCGGCAAATCCTCGGAACAGCCCTACGTCACCACCTACTGGCCGCTGTGGGCCGGGCTCGCCTCCAGGGCGCAGGCCGAGGCACTGGACAAGCACTTGGCGGTGTTCGAGCGCAAGGGCGGGCTGTCGATGGACGACCTGAGCAGCGGCGCGCAGTGGGACGAGCCGTTCGGCTGGGCGCCCACCCACTGGCTGGCGATCTCCGGTCTGGAAATCTACGGGTTCCATGGCGACGCGCGACGACTGGCCAGGAAATTCATGCGCACCGTGGAAAACGGTTTCGCCCACGACGGCACGATCCGCGAGAAATACAACATGGTGAAGGGCAACGCGGACGTGAGGATCACCGCCGGCTACACCACCAACGTGATCGGTTTCGGCTGGACCAACGCGGTCTACCTCAAGCTGCACCAGCTGCTGCAGGGCGCGCCTGTCCGGGCGCCTGCCGCCGCACGCAGCGCCGAAGCGCCGGCCGGGCACTGA
- a CDS encoding malate dehydrogenase gives MKAPVRVAVTGAAGQIGYALLFRIAAGDMLGKDQPVILHLLEITPALPALQGVVMELNDCAFPTLAGIVATDDVNVAFKDVDYALLVGARPRGPGMERKDLLEANGAIFGPQGKALNDHARRDVKVLVVGNPANTNALIAQQNAPDLDPKCFTAMVRLDHNRALSQLAEKTGKHTTEIRKVTIWGNHSSTQYPDLHHATVDGKPALSLVDQAWYENDFIPTVQQRGAAIIKARGASSAASAASAAIDHMRSWALGTEEGNWVSMGIPSDGSYGIAPGVIYGYPVTCKDGKYTIVQGLEIGDFSRARMDATDKELREERGGVEHLFAKK, from the coding sequence ATGAAAGCCCCCGTCCGAGTTGCCGTCACCGGTGCCGCTGGCCAGATCGGCTACGCGCTGCTGTTCCGCATCGCCGCCGGCGACATGCTGGGCAAGGACCAGCCGGTCATCCTGCATCTGCTGGAGATCACCCCGGCGCTGCCCGCGCTGCAGGGCGTGGTGATGGAGCTCAACGACTGTGCGTTCCCGACCCTGGCCGGTATCGTCGCCACCGACGACGTCAACGTGGCGTTCAAGGATGTCGACTACGCGCTGCTGGTCGGCGCCCGTCCGCGCGGCCCGGGCATGGAGCGCAAGGACCTGCTGGAGGCCAACGGCGCGATCTTCGGCCCGCAGGGCAAGGCGCTCAACGACCACGCCAGGCGCGACGTCAAGGTGCTGGTGGTCGGCAACCCGGCCAACACCAATGCGCTGATCGCGCAGCAGAACGCGCCGGACCTGGACCCGAAGTGCTTCACCGCGATGGTGCGCCTGGACCACAACCGCGCCTTGTCGCAGCTGGCCGAGAAGACCGGCAAGCACACTACCGAAATCAGGAAGGTCACCATCTGGGGCAACCACAGCTCCACCCAGTACCCGGACCTGCACCACGCCACCGTGGACGGCAAGCCGGCGCTGAGCCTGGTCGACCAGGCCTGGTACGAGAACGACTTCATCCCGACCGTGCAGCAGCGCGGCGCGGCGATCATCAAGGCCCGCGGTGCTTCGTCGGCCGCCTCCGCCGCCTCGGCCGCGATCGACCACATGCGCTCGTGGGCGCTGGGCACGGAAGAGGGCAACTGGGTGTCGATGGGCATCCCCTCGGACGGTTCCTACGGCATCGCGCCGGGCGTGATCTACGGCTACCCGGTGACCTGCAAGGACGGCAAGTACACGATCGTGCAGGGCCTGGAAATCGGCGATTTCTCGCGCGCCCGCATGGATGCCACCGACAAGGAGCTGCGCGAGGAGCGCGGTGGCGTGGAGCACCTGTTCGCGAAGAAGTAA
- a CDS encoding pyridoxal phosphate-dependent aminotransferase: MPQLAQRVGRAKPSAIMVIAEKAKQLKAQGRDIISFSIGVPNFLPGEHVYAAAREALGHDSGQYGSNRGAEPLLDAFLKHIEALGFSGYGRMNLSIGIGAKQVLYNLAEALLDEGDEICFAAPYWTTYRDIADIVGARINVLPCPSTQNYKLTPAQLEEALKRKPKVFLFNNPSNPTGMVYTAGEIAALADVLVRYPDTWIITDDIYNSMVFDGLGYHNFVFARPELRERLVFVDSVSKTYGMPGWRVGMLAGPEVVAKAVTTLNSNHITSVPEVITAAAVAAFSGPQDVPQARCAEFAAKRDIVVAALRAIPGVVCPRPQGAFYAFPDISVAFGKSHNGMPINSDVDVCAALLEAKGVACVPGSAFGEPHSLRISYTCPTAQLEPGLKRIQEFFAELS, encoded by the coding sequence ATGCCCCAGCTCGCCCAGCGTGTCGGTCGCGCCAAACCCAGCGCGATCATGGTCATCGCCGAGAAGGCCAAGCAGTTGAAGGCGCAGGGGAGGGACATCATCAGCTTCTCCATCGGCGTGCCCAACTTCCTGCCCGGGGAGCACGTCTACGCCGCGGCGCGCGAGGCGCTCGGCCACGACTCGGGCCAGTACGGCAGCAACCGCGGCGCCGAGCCGCTGCTGGATGCCTTCCTCAAGCACATCGAGGCGCTCGGCTTCTCCGGCTACGGCCGCATGAACCTCTCCATCGGCATCGGCGCCAAGCAGGTGCTCTACAACCTGGCCGAGGCGCTGCTCGACGAGGGCGACGAGATCTGCTTCGCCGCGCCTTACTGGACGACCTACCGCGACATCGCGGACATCGTCGGCGCCAGGATCAACGTGCTGCCGTGCCCGTCGACGCAGAACTACAAGCTGACGCCCGCACAGCTCGAGGAAGCCCTGAAGCGCAAGCCGAAGGTGTTCCTGTTCAACAACCCGTCCAACCCGACCGGCATGGTCTACACGGCCGGGGAAATCGCCGCGCTGGCCGACGTGCTGGTGCGCTATCCGGACACCTGGATCATCACCGACGACATCTACAACTCGATGGTGTTCGACGGGCTGGGCTACCACAACTTCGTGTTCGCCCGGCCGGAACTGCGCGAGCGGCTGGTGTTCGTCGATTCGGTATCCAAGACCTACGGCATGCCGGGCTGGCGCGTGGGCATGCTGGCGGGGCCTGAAGTCGTGGCCAAGGCCGTGACCACGCTCAACTCCAACCACATCACCAGCGTGCCCGAAGTGATCACCGCCGCCGCGGTGGCGGCCTTCAGCGGCCCGCAGGACGTGCCGCAGGCCAGGTGCGCCGAGTTCGCCGCCAAGCGCGACATCGTGGTCGCCGCGCTGCGTGCGATCCCCGGTGTGGTCTGTCCGCGCCCGCAGGGCGCGTTCTACGCATTCCCGGACATCTCCGTCGCCTTCGGCAAGTCGCACAACGGCATGCCGATCAACAGCGACGTGGACGTCTGCGCGGCGCTGCTGGAAGCCAAGGGCGTGGCCTGCGTGCCCGGCTCGGCCTTCGGCGAGCCGCATTCGCTGCGCATTTCCTACACCTGCCCGACTGCACAGCTGGAGCCGGGCCTGAAGCGCATCCAGGAATTCTTCGCCGAACTTTCCTGA
- a CDS encoding glycosyl hydrolase family 95 catalytic domain-containing protein → MKAARLPAFLFRCALLLVVGTAPAFATDPGFLFTATARDFGSYFPSYLANGYFSTMTSPRGTEPNAAYMVAFMDYKPGDISRPAAIPGWSEIDYNPGGGWLNRTRLDAGIFQDYAQTLDMQGATLTTRYRFAYASKASDIQVTTFVSQASPHLAATQIAITPQFDGPVQLSFPIRLWSGHQPRFPIASMGGEEMIAAVIASGQTLDNKPVPTPDRAPVWYPGYTQVLSSGGDSKALTLHLKGRAQHGLGMAEAAAIGLPQGLLPDTVKLERTPTKLSLEITATLHRGQRYVFTKYLALSREGWGDEEDVLALAVAARKTGFDRLLADHQDAWHRLWQSDIVIDGNPAVQKAVHSDLYYLLSNSTVGTAWPMGACALTPNYAGHAFWDSDSWVFPALLLLHPERAKPIVMFRDRTTEPARARARQYGVAGTMFPWEADPQTGVDVTPHFAYEVYREVHVNADIAIAQWQYYLATGDEAWLKTQAWPVLEGVATFWTSRVTYDQAHDRYEIHHVTSPDEAYNDVPNDSFTNAAARKALEIAVKAARVVGARADPRWSEIASKMYIPFDEGEQRHLDFDKSVPHDKITWMGSSLVWLMYPNLDLPMSPQVRRNDFEFQLQALKSHGDDPNEMMMVMLAVGAAELGDAGAAGEWIERNLVGFLKPPFNVRTETAANNAGYILATSAGFVQSMLYGVTGLRIEDGGLSEKYPPVLPPGWSGLTLKGVHFRGRRFDIHVERGADGKARLVRKALP, encoded by the coding sequence ATGAAAGCCGCTCGACTGCCTGCCTTCCTGTTCCGGTGCGCGCTGCTGCTGGTCGTCGGTACCGCACCGGCCTTCGCCACCGATCCGGGCTTCCTGTTCACCGCCACGGCCAGGGACTTCGGCAGCTACTTCCCGAGCTACCTGGCCAACGGCTATTTCTCCACCATGACCTCGCCGCGCGGCACCGAGCCGAACGCCGCGTACATGGTCGCGTTCATGGACTACAAGCCGGGCGACATCTCGCGCCCGGCGGCGATTCCCGGCTGGAGCGAGATCGACTACAACCCGGGCGGCGGCTGGCTCAACCGCACGCGGCTGGACGCGGGCATCTTCCAGGATTACGCGCAGACGCTGGACATGCAGGGCGCCACGCTGACCACGCGCTACCGCTTCGCGTACGCCAGCAAGGCCAGCGACATCCAGGTGACCACCTTCGTCAGCCAGGCCTCGCCGCACCTGGCGGCGACGCAGATCGCGATCACCCCGCAGTTCGACGGCCCGGTGCAGCTCAGTTTCCCGATCAGGCTCTGGTCCGGGCACCAGCCGCGCTTCCCGATCGCCAGCATGGGCGGCGAGGAAATGATCGCGGCGGTCATCGCCAGCGGGCAGACCCTGGACAACAAGCCGGTGCCCACGCCCGACCGCGCGCCGGTCTGGTATCCGGGCTACACGCAGGTGCTTTCCAGCGGCGGCGACAGCAAGGCGCTGACGCTGCATTTGAAGGGCAGGGCGCAGCACGGGCTGGGCATGGCCGAGGCGGCTGCGATCGGCTTGCCGCAAGGCCTCTTGCCCGACACGGTCAAGCTCGAGCGGACCCCCACCAAGCTCTCGCTGGAAATCACTGCCACGTTGCACAGGGGCCAGCGCTACGTCTTCACCAAGTACCTGGCGCTCTCGCGCGAAGGCTGGGGCGACGAGGAGGACGTGCTCGCCCTGGCCGTCGCCGCGCGCAAGACTGGCTTCGACCGCCTGCTGGCCGACCACCAGGACGCCTGGCACCGGCTGTGGCAGTCCGACATCGTGATCGACGGCAATCCGGCCGTGCAGAAGGCGGTACATTCGGACCTCTACTACCTGCTGTCCAACTCCACGGTCGGCACCGCCTGGCCGATGGGTGCCTGCGCGCTGACGCCCAACTATGCGGGGCACGCGTTCTGGGACAGCGACTCGTGGGTGTTCCCGGCGCTGTTGCTGCTGCATCCGGAGCGCGCGAAACCGATCGTGATGTTCCGCGACCGCACCACCGAACCGGCGCGCGCCCGCGCCCGCCAGTACGGCGTGGCCGGCACCATGTTTCCGTGGGAGGCCGATCCGCAGACCGGCGTGGACGTCACCCCGCACTTCGCCTACGAGGTCTACCGCGAGGTGCACGTCAACGCCGACATCGCCATCGCGCAGTGGCAGTACTACCTCGCCACCGGCGACGAGGCGTGGCTGAAGACGCAGGCCTGGCCGGTGCTGGAAGGCGTCGCCACCTTCTGGACCAGCCGCGTCACCTACGACCAGGCACACGACCGCTACGAGATCCACCACGTCACCTCGCCGGATGAGGCCTACAACGACGTGCCTAACGACTCCTTCACCAACGCCGCTGCACGCAAGGCACTCGAGATCGCGGTGAAGGCGGCGCGCGTGGTGGGGGCCAGGGCGGACCCGCGTTGGAGCGAGATCGCCTCGAAGATGTACATCCCATTCGACGAGGGCGAGCAGCGCCACCTGGACTTCGACAAGTCGGTGCCGCACGACAAGATCACCTGGATGGGTTCCTCGCTGGTCTGGCTGATGTATCCGAACCTCGATCTGCCGATGTCGCCACAGGTGCGCCGCAACGACTTCGAGTTCCAGCTGCAGGCGCTCAAGAGCCACGGCGACGACCCGAACGAGATGATGATGGTGATGCTGGCCGTCGGTGCCGCGGAGCTGGGCGATGCCGGGGCCGCCGGCGAGTGGATCGAGCGCAACCTGGTCGGCTTCCTCAAGCCTCCCTTCAACGTGCGCACCGAGACGGCGGCCAACAACGCCGGTTACATCCTGGCTACCTCGGCCGGCTTCGTGCAGAGCATGCTCTACGGTGTCACCGGCCTGCGCATCGAGGACGGGGGCTTGAGCGAGAAGTACCCGCCGGTGCTGCCGCCGGGCTGGAGCGGGCTGACGCTCAAGGGCGTGCATTTCCGCGGTCGGCGTTTCGATATCCACGTCGAACGCGGTGCCGATGGCAAGGCGCGACTGGTACGCAAGGCCTTGCCGTGA
- a CDS encoding MerR family transcriptional regulator encodes MPLTVGELARRCGLTVRTLHHYDAIGLLRPSLRSDAGYRLYDRANVERLHRIQALRQLGLSLADIGTVLSGPEQPLAEVIDRQIAQLDRELERATRLRNRLVALGGQLAAGQSPDLADWLDTLELMTMYEKYFSPEELKNLPLHNDPDVLAHWHALVGQVQAAMERGVTPTSPHAHALALQWMEAVQRGTGHNPGFITRLKAMQDNEPELRERNGITPALERFIEESLVDARMVIFERYLLPSEMERMRANYGRQMYDWPPLIADVRSAMKAGTPPSDPHVRQLAQRWMELFRTYAGDDPATHARIREAYASEPDLRSGSTVDQAMLAYVRQASQAAA; translated from the coding sequence ATGCCGTTGACCGTCGGCGAACTCGCCCGCCGCTGCGGACTGACCGTCCGCACGCTGCATCACTACGACGCCATCGGCCTGCTCCGGCCCTCGCTGCGCTCCGATGCCGGCTACCGGCTGTACGACCGCGCCAACGTGGAACGCCTGCACCGCATCCAGGCGCTGCGCCAGCTCGGCCTGTCGCTGGCCGACATCGGAACCGTCCTGTCCGGGCCCGAGCAACCGCTGGCCGAGGTCATCGACCGCCAGATCGCCCAGCTCGACCGGGAACTCGAGCGGGCCACCCGCTTGCGCAACCGTCTGGTCGCGCTTGGCGGGCAGCTCGCTGCCGGACAGTCCCCCGACCTGGCCGACTGGCTGGACACACTGGAACTGATGACCATGTACGAAAAATATTTCTCGCCCGAGGAATTGAAGAATCTGCCATTGCACAACGATCCGGACGTACTGGCGCACTGGCATGCGCTAGTCGGCCAGGTGCAGGCCGCGATGGAGCGGGGCGTCACGCCCACGTCCCCGCATGCCCACGCACTGGCGTTGCAATGGATGGAAGCGGTCCAGCGGGGCACGGGCCACAATCCCGGTTTCATCACCCGTCTGAAGGCCATGCAGGACAACGAGCCCGAACTGCGCGAACGCAACGGCATCACGCCGGCGCTGGAGCGCTTCATCGAGGAGTCGCTGGTCGACGCGCGGATGGTGATCTTCGAGCGTTACCTGCTGCCGTCGGAGATGGAACGCATGCGTGCGAACTACGGCCGGCAGATGTACGACTGGCCACCGCTGATCGCGGACGTGCGCAGCGCGATGAAGGCCGGAACGCCACCTTCCGATCCCCATGTACGCCAGCTCGCGCAACGCTGGATGGAGCTCTTCCGCACCTATGCCGGGGACGATCCGGCCACGCACGCGCGCATCCGCGAGGCCTACGCGAGCGAGCCGGATCTGCGCAGCGGCAGCACGGTGGATCAGGCGATGCTGGCGTATGTGCGGCAGGCTTCGCAGGCTGCGGCGTAG